From Weissella confusa, a single genomic window includes:
- a CDS encoding tRNA (adenine(22)-N(1))-methyltransferase TrmK produces MDALQLSRRLATVASYVRDGARLADIGSDHAYLPANLLLNKHISFAIAGEVAQGPLDNVQTEINRHRLGDVLVPRLANGLAAVTPEDLIDTVTIAGMGGRLIAQILADGHTDGQRYQRLILQPNIDIDVVRTWLMDNDYQLEDETVVEDDGHFYEVLIAVPGHASYTETELKFGPFNLEKRPEAWQTKWQREYDRVKTIMAKLESANKQDSDAYREYQQQVTEISEALGL; encoded by the coding sequence ATGGATGCATTGCAATTATCACGACGATTGGCGACTGTAGCGTCATATGTTCGCGATGGTGCGCGTTTAGCAGATATTGGTTCTGACCACGCTTATTTGCCAGCAAACTTGTTGTTGAACAAGCACATTTCATTCGCGATTGCGGGTGAGGTGGCACAAGGACCACTGGACAATGTCCAAACTGAAATTAACCGTCACCGTCTTGGGGATGTTTTGGTGCCCCGATTGGCGAATGGCTTGGCTGCCGTTACACCAGAAGATTTGATTGATACGGTTACGATTGCCGGTATGGGCGGTCGCTTGATTGCACAAATTTTGGCGGACGGTCACACAGATGGTCAACGTTACCAACGTTTGATTTTGCAACCAAACATCGATATCGATGTGGTTCGTACTTGGTTGATGGACAATGATTATCAACTTGAAGACGAAACGGTTGTTGAAGATGATGGTCATTTCTACGAAGTCTTGATTGCAGTTCCTGGTCATGCCAGTTACACCGAAACTGAGTTGAAGTTCGGACCGTTTAACTTGGAAAAGCGTCCGGAAGCTTGGCAAACCAAGTGGCAACGTGAATATGACCGTGTGAAGACAATCATGGCTAAGTTGGAATCAGCTAACAAGCAAGATTCAGATGCATACCGTGAGTATCAACAACAAGTAACTGAAATTAGTGAGGCGTTGGGTCTATGA
- a CDS encoding Hsp20/alpha crystallin family protein, producing the protein MSHDLLRRHDAFGDLLDKMNASLMQAPAFGADVKSDVVEKDDHYEVVADIPGVDKDDIKVDYEDGTLQISATRHEIKDHSDKDGNILQSERSFGSVGRSYYLPNVDREKVSAKYKNGVLHITLPKAEVAKKSAIKIED; encoded by the coding sequence ATGTCACATGATTTGCTACGTCGACACGACGCCTTTGGGGATTTGTTGGATAAGATGAACGCGTCATTGATGCAAGCACCAGCATTTGGAGCTGATGTAAAGTCAGACGTTGTTGAAAAGGATGATCACTATGAAGTGGTTGCCGACATCCCAGGTGTCGATAAGGATGACATCAAGGTTGATTATGAAGATGGCACATTGCAAATTTCAGCAACGCGTCATGAAATCAAGGATCACTCTGACAAGGATGGCAACATCCTACAATCAGAACGTAGCTTTGGTTCAGTCGGCCGTTCATACTACCTACCTAACGTAGACCGTGAGAAGGTTTCTGCCAAGTACAAGAACGGGGTGTTGCACATCACGTTGCCTAAGGCTGAAGTCGCTAAGAAGTCAGCGATCAAAATTGAAGACTAA
- a CDS encoding AAA family ATPase, with amino-acid sequence MRPIKLHLEYFGPYEDTTVNFERFTESKLFLITGDTGAGKTTMFDAMTYALFGGGTGDRKPEAMRSEFAPTTAETAVTFWFEHNGQYYRIARKPTQQLKKKRGAKSDDDTTERKAEVSFAEVDDSLQTPIADLGEKATLVNETVQELLHLTADQFRKIILLPQNQFREFLAAQSDDKITILRSLFGTEIFDAFTEALKNQRKDANKKIESLSNELRAALKQVSWDVPNIAELAPTPTEQVAYLATQVANAQTAVTQQTTVHEQTVAALTTAQAALQAGQKLAQAIERQQVLQAQATQLATLAEEIATKRADLAVLDWGNTQRDLVAKVDDAKRTVQRLTDESTQTASKLVEAEKAATTARQEQATLTAGEPAVVAQRERLTLVTETLLPNAKRQADLQKTIDASEERLSALHDMQAGTAKHVTEVEQKMTAANERLASLADVTMQQTALAGFAGRIASLSQAQIRLNQQQASLANTQQSYESAQHKLTAAQTTLAEVIAMRESKATLRRNVMIQQLHNELKVGEPCAVCGQIYTGENEDPHAVQTTYDDLKVAMAEVEEAETAEQQAIADEAGVKASVNELQDMVAKATTSFNQAKADLADAYETLYVDWQQIFPDNLLPDTYDASAVSARYDELKAIVENDIALQTKTTRELAELTAKLCKLKEQVASTTAQLQEQERQLTADRDALAKLNALGELGDVATYEDERQTLATEIATFEKQQQAAQEAVRSAQQTVQTLQARHAELAAGLTAANEQLATMSGRLGAEIAAGPVADEAAFKDLLARLDADKSLMTTLSAEIATYDTQVAENKQQLTAVTAEIGDQTAPDLTALQAQQEVANEAETIARDRKAKLQFELDKLRKEHETVVDLEAQITAITAKSADLIKLTRAVDGVNTKNLRLEPYVLRSFLYEVLAYANEHYIGNLSAGRYQFVLSNRQAGRANQNGLDIDIYDQDAGKVRSTSTLSGGESFIAALSIALSMAEVVQHRAGGAKIDALFIDEGFGSLDGTTLSQAMEALASVEQSGRLIGVISHVESMKQQIPQQMVVTKQGSGRSKLTYRMV; translated from the coding sequence ATGCGACCTATTAAATTACATCTTGAATATTTTGGGCCGTACGAAGATACGACCGTTAATTTTGAACGTTTTACGGAATCAAAGTTGTTTTTGATTACGGGTGATACTGGCGCTGGTAAGACAACCATGTTCGACGCAATGACATATGCGTTATTTGGTGGAGGAACGGGCGATCGCAAGCCGGAAGCGATGCGTAGTGAGTTCGCACCAACCACGGCTGAAACGGCGGTGACGTTCTGGTTTGAGCATAATGGTCAGTACTACCGCATTGCGCGTAAGCCAACGCAACAACTAAAGAAGAAGCGTGGCGCTAAGTCAGATGACGACACGACGGAGCGTAAGGCGGAAGTATCCTTTGCTGAAGTGGATGATTCTTTGCAGACCCCGATTGCCGATTTAGGTGAAAAGGCAACGTTGGTTAATGAAACTGTCCAAGAATTATTGCATTTGACGGCAGATCAATTCCGCAAGATTATTTTGCTGCCACAGAATCAATTCCGTGAGTTTTTGGCCGCCCAAAGTGACGACAAAATTACGATTTTGCGTAGTCTGTTTGGGACTGAAATTTTTGATGCGTTTACTGAAGCATTGAAGAACCAACGTAAGGATGCCAACAAAAAGATTGAAAGCTTGTCGAACGAGTTGCGGGCTGCATTGAAGCAGGTTAGTTGGGATGTGCCAAACATTGCTGAACTTGCGCCAACACCAACTGAACAAGTGGCCTACTTAGCCACTCAAGTTGCTAACGCACAAACAGCGGTTACGCAACAAACGACCGTCCATGAACAAACGGTTGCTGCTTTGACAACTGCGCAAGCTGCGTTACAAGCTGGTCAAAAGTTGGCGCAAGCGATTGAGCGCCAACAGGTCTTGCAGGCCCAGGCAACACAATTAGCGACGCTAGCTGAGGAAATTGCGACTAAGCGTGCTGACTTGGCAGTCTTGGATTGGGGAAATACCCAACGCGATTTGGTTGCGAAGGTTGATGATGCCAAGCGAACAGTGCAACGTTTGACTGATGAGTCTACTCAGACCGCAAGTAAGTTAGTTGAGGCTGAAAAGGCAGCAACAACTGCACGTCAAGAACAAGCGACGTTAACAGCTGGTGAACCGGCAGTTGTCGCCCAACGCGAGCGCTTGACGTTGGTGACGGAAACGTTACTACCAAATGCGAAGCGTCAAGCCGATTTACAAAAGACGATTGATGCGTCTGAGGAGCGTCTGTCAGCATTACATGACATGCAGGCTGGAACAGCAAAACACGTCACAGAAGTTGAACAAAAAATGACGGCTGCGAACGAACGTTTGGCATCACTAGCTGACGTTACAATGCAACAAACGGCTTTGGCAGGCTTTGCTGGTCGTATTGCATCATTATCACAGGCTCAAATACGGTTGAATCAACAGCAAGCCAGCTTGGCAAATACGCAACAATCATATGAATCAGCACAACACAAGTTAACCGCTGCGCAAACAACACTAGCGGAAGTGATTGCGATGCGTGAGTCAAAGGCAACGCTTCGTCGTAATGTGATGATTCAACAATTGCATAATGAGTTGAAGGTTGGTGAGCCGTGTGCCGTTTGTGGTCAAATCTACACTGGTGAAAATGAAGATCCGCACGCTGTTCAAACTACCTACGACGATTTGAAGGTTGCCATGGCCGAAGTGGAAGAGGCTGAAACCGCTGAGCAACAAGCTATTGCGGATGAAGCTGGTGTGAAAGCCTCAGTTAATGAGTTGCAAGACATGGTTGCGAAGGCGACGACATCATTTAATCAAGCTAAAGCTGATTTGGCCGATGCCTATGAAACGCTGTATGTCGATTGGCAACAGATTTTCCCAGATAACTTGCTACCGGACACATATGATGCATCTGCGGTATCAGCACGTTATGACGAGCTGAAGGCAATTGTGGAAAACGATATTGCGCTTCAAACTAAGACGACTCGCGAACTCGCTGAGTTGACGGCGAAGCTTTGCAAACTTAAAGAACAAGTTGCGTCAACGACGGCTCAATTGCAAGAACAAGAACGTCAGTTGACAGCTGACCGAGATGCGTTGGCAAAACTGAACGCGCTAGGTGAATTGGGCGATGTTGCAACCTATGAAGATGAGCGTCAAACGTTGGCAACAGAAATCGCAACGTTTGAAAAGCAACAACAAGCCGCGCAAGAAGCGGTCCGTAGCGCCCAACAGACGGTACAGACATTGCAAGCTCGTCACGCAGAATTAGCTGCAGGATTGACAGCGGCTAATGAACAATTGGCGACGATGTCAGGGCGCTTAGGTGCTGAGATTGCAGCTGGTCCAGTTGCGGATGAAGCAGCCTTTAAGGACTTATTGGCGCGTTTGGATGCCGACAAGTCATTGATGACGACTTTGAGTGCCGAAATTGCCACGTATGATACGCAAGTTGCTGAAAATAAGCAACAACTGACGGCAGTTACGGCTGAAATTGGTGACCAGACCGCCCCTGATCTGACGGCACTTCAAGCACAACAAGAAGTAGCCAATGAAGCGGAAACGATTGCGCGCGACCGCAAGGCTAAGTTGCAATTTGAGCTAGATAAATTGCGTAAGGAACACGAAACGGTTGTTGATTTAGAAGCACAAATTACGGCAATTACAGCTAAGTCAGCCGATTTGATCAAGTTGACGCGAGCAGTAGATGGCGTGAACACTAAGAATCTTCGCCTAGAGCCATATGTGTTGCGTAGTTTTCTTTATGAAGTTTTGGCATACGCAAATGAGCACTACATCGGTAATTTGTCAGCTGGCCGATACCAATTTGTTCTTTCAAACCGTCAAGCTGGTCGTGCCAACCAAAATGGTTTGGATATTGATATTTACGATCAAGATGCCGGTAAGGTCCGTTCAACGAGTACGTTGTCTGGTGGAGAATCATTTATCGCAGCACTTTCAATTGCGTTGTCGATGGCCGAAGTTGTCCAACACCGTGCTGGTGGCGCCAAGATTGATGCGTTGTTTATTGATGAAGGATTTGGTTCACTTGACGGCACCACGCTGTCACAAGCGATGGAGGCGTTGGCATCAGTCGAACAAAGTGGTCGTTTGATTGGGGTTATCTCACACGTTGAGTCAATGAAACAACAAATTCCACAGCAAATGGTGGTCACAAAACAGGGTAGCGGACGCAGTAAATTAACTTATCGCATGGTATAA
- a CDS encoding exonuclease SbcCD subunit D, which translates to MKLLHTADWHIGKELGGFSLLEEQKAAFKKILQLALEEQVDGIIVAGDLYDRAIAPTSAVTALEAMLREMNLTHHLPIYAVSGNHDGATRLGAGHEWREQTELYINTTLAEAFTPVETEEAQIFMLPFLEPTAARVYYQVSEDEIADYQSIEQVMARIVPEMVANFNPDKRHILVTHYYVTGSDNADYEFTSETNSRVGGLKGITAGQFADFDYVALGHLHLREASPTKTIRYSGSPVKFNTKEAQTEKGVYIVDVTDAGVTTTWRPIAPTKDLIVLQETFETLIDPAFYQQYDRAHANFFSIRIQGAAQSSNARADLTEIYGDVVELQYDMPKIALDQQVVPEPVDEDISNEDLIGQFYEEVMGESLTPLQETLVSDTLVAISQAEEG; encoded by the coding sequence ATGAAGCTTTTACATACTGCCGATTGGCATATCGGTAAAGAACTGGGTGGCTTCTCACTATTAGAAGAACAAAAAGCTGCTTTTAAAAAGATTTTGCAGTTGGCTTTAGAGGAACAAGTTGATGGCATTATTGTGGCAGGTGACTTGTATGACCGCGCCATTGCGCCGACAAGTGCAGTGACGGCCTTAGAAGCTATGTTGCGTGAGATGAATTTGACGCATCATTTGCCCATTTATGCAGTCTCAGGAAACCACGATGGGGCAACGCGTCTTGGTGCTGGCCACGAGTGGCGTGAACAGACTGAGTTATACATCAACACAACTTTGGCGGAGGCATTTACGCCGGTTGAAACTGAGGAAGCGCAGATTTTTATGCTGCCATTTTTGGAACCAACTGCTGCGCGTGTTTACTACCAAGTATCTGAAGATGAAATCGCGGACTATCAATCGATTGAACAAGTCATGGCGCGTATTGTGCCTGAGATGGTCGCAAACTTTAATCCGGACAAGCGTCACATTTTGGTAACCCATTATTACGTAACGGGTTCTGACAATGCAGATTATGAATTTACGAGTGAGACGAATTCACGTGTCGGCGGATTGAAGGGCATCACGGCGGGACAATTTGCAGATTTCGATTACGTCGCATTGGGTCATTTGCATTTACGTGAAGCTAGCCCAACTAAGACAATTCGTTATTCAGGGTCACCGGTAAAGTTCAATACCAAGGAAGCCCAAACTGAAAAGGGTGTCTATATTGTTGATGTAACTGACGCAGGTGTGACAACAACGTGGCGCCCAATCGCGCCGACGAAGGATTTGATTGTCTTGCAGGAAACGTTTGAAACGTTAATTGATCCAGCTTTCTATCAACAATATGATCGCGCACATGCGAACTTCTTTAGTATTCGCATTCAAGGTGCTGCGCAATCCTCAAATGCGCGTGCTGATTTGACGGAAATTTATGGGGATGTCGTGGAATTGCAATACGACATGCCAAAAATCGCTTTGGACCAGCAGGTTGTCCCAGAGCCGGTCGATGAGGATATTTCGAACGAAGACTTGATTGGCCAGTTCTATGAAGAAGTGATGGGGGAATCGTTGACGCCGTTGCAAGAAACACTGGTGTCAGATACGTTAGTTGCGATTTCACAAGCGGAAGAAGGATAA
- a CDS encoding L-lactate dehydrogenase, giving the protein MARKIGIIGLGNVGAAVAHGLIAQGVADDYVFIDANEAKVKADQIDFQDAMANLEAHGNIVINDWAALADADVVISTLGNIKLQQDNPTGDRFAELKFTSSMVQSVGTNLKDSGFHGVLVVISNPVDVITALFQHVTGFPAHKVIGTGTLLDTARMQRAVGEAFDLDPRSVSGYNLGEHGNSQFVAWSTVRVMGQPIVTLADAGDIDLAAIEEEARKGGFTVLNGKGYTSYGVATSAIRIAKAVMADAHAELVVSNRRDDMGMYLSYPAIIGRDGVLAETTLDLTTDEQEKLLQSRDYIQQRFDEIVDTL; this is encoded by the coding sequence ATGGCACGTAAGATTGGAATTATCGGCCTTGGAAACGTTGGGGCTGCGGTAGCGCACGGATTGATTGCACAAGGGGTAGCCGACGACTACGTCTTTATTGATGCAAACGAGGCAAAGGTAAAGGCTGATCAAATTGATTTCCAAGATGCAATGGCGAACTTGGAAGCGCACGGTAACATTGTGATTAATGATTGGGCGGCCTTGGCTGATGCAGATGTTGTAATTTCAACATTGGGAAACATCAAGTTGCAACAAGACAACCCAACTGGTGACCGTTTTGCTGAGTTGAAGTTCACGAGCAGCATGGTCCAATCAGTCGGGACGAATTTGAAGGACTCTGGTTTCCACGGCGTATTGGTCGTGATTTCAAATCCAGTTGACGTGATCACGGCTTTGTTCCAACACGTGACTGGATTCCCAGCTCACAAGGTGATTGGAACGGGTACTTTGCTTGATACAGCGCGTATGCAACGTGCGGTTGGTGAAGCGTTTGATTTGGATCCACGTTCTGTCTCAGGATACAACTTGGGTGAGCACGGTAACTCACAATTCGTGGCTTGGTCAACGGTGCGTGTTATGGGTCAACCAATCGTGACGTTGGCCGATGCTGGCGATATTGATTTGGCAGCCATTGAAGAGGAAGCACGTAAGGGTGGCTTCACGGTTTTGAATGGTAAGGGATACACAAGTTACGGTGTTGCAACGTCAGCAATTCGCATTGCTAAGGCTGTGATGGCTGATGCGCATGCTGAATTGGTTGTGTCAAACCGACGCGATGACATGGGCATGTACTTGTCATACCCAGCGATTATTGGGCGTGATGGTGTCTTGGCAGAAACGACGCTTGATTTAACAACGGATGAGCAAGAGAAGCTTTTGCAATCACGTGATTACATCCAACAACGTTTCGACGAAATTGTTGATACACTCTAA
- a CDS encoding NUDIX domain-containing protein — MVMENYFKDLRAKIGHEEIIMPGVAGILFDETRTKVLLEKRGDGEVGWSLVGGMQNLGESAMTSLQREFKEEAGIDVEIAALVGVDTNFHHVFPSGDKAQIPMFLFEVTQVGGELQADGDETLALEFVPLASHPKMYNVQHQLAIDQLIAEVPYGWYN, encoded by the coding sequence ATGGTAATGGAGAATTATTTCAAAGACCTACGTGCCAAAATTGGTCACGAAGAAATTATTATGCCAGGTGTGGCCGGGATTTTATTCGATGAAACCCGGACAAAGGTTCTCCTTGAGAAGCGTGGCGACGGTGAAGTTGGCTGGAGCCTGGTTGGGGGGATGCAAAATCTCGGCGAATCAGCGATGACTTCTTTGCAACGCGAATTCAAAGAAGAAGCTGGAATCGATGTTGAAATTGCTGCGTTGGTTGGTGTGGATACGAACTTCCACCATGTCTTCCCGAGTGGCGATAAAGCGCAAATCCCCATGTTTTTGTTTGAAGTCACCCAGGTCGGCGGTGAGTTGCAAGCTGATGGGGATGAAACGCTAGCATTGGAGTTCGTACCACTCGCTAGTCACCCGAAAATGTATAACGTACAACACCAACTCGCTATTGATCAGCTAATTGCCGAAGTTCCATACGGTTGGTATAACTAA
- a CDS encoding tetratricopeptide repeat protein, with product MATFAERMLDELSGGQLEDAKKSFASSLRYDDDDTIYSLAEELYGLGFSTQAKRAYQKLLEKYPDEDQLRTALADIAIDEDKTDEAITYLAEISPDSTAYIESLLVLADLYQSEGLNEAAEAKLREAFDLAPEETIIQFALAEFYFATGRYETAIPFYRDLLKAGERRFSGLDIASRIGVAYALTGNFANALGYLEQIKDADLTPDVRFQLGMTYAVDPEKVDKAIDTLEELQELDPSYAGLYEPLGQLYEDKNDLEQALITYQAGIAVDSFNTQLYTRAAAVAQAQGEDEEADRIYREALENNPEDLTLTIGYSNLLVAMGDHVGNINLLNEFLADDDAEADPQLYWNLAQSYTALEDFEMATKYWNAALPFFLDNINFLKPAYFYFREEGETALAEEALFNYTQLAPNDLETAELYDQLKEEKGL from the coding sequence ATGGCAACATTTGCAGAACGAATGCTTGATGAATTGTCTGGTGGACAATTGGAAGATGCGAAGAAGTCATTCGCCTCATCACTACGTTATGATGATGATGACACGATTTATTCATTAGCAGAAGAATTGTATGGTTTGGGGTTCTCAACGCAAGCCAAGCGTGCATATCAAAAGTTGTTGGAGAAGTATCCTGACGAAGATCAATTGCGCACGGCCTTGGCTGACATTGCGATTGATGAAGATAAGACGGATGAAGCAATTACTTATCTAGCCGAGATTTCACCTGATTCAACGGCTTACATTGAATCATTGTTGGTGTTGGCTGACTTGTACCAATCTGAAGGACTAAACGAAGCCGCTGAAGCCAAGTTGCGTGAAGCCTTTGACCTAGCGCCTGAAGAAACGATTATTCAATTTGCGTTGGCTGAGTTCTACTTTGCCACGGGTCGATATGAGACGGCTATTCCGTTCTACCGTGACTTGTTGAAGGCCGGTGAGCGTCGCTTCTCAGGTTTGGATATCGCGTCACGTATCGGTGTTGCCTACGCTTTGACGGGTAACTTTGCGAATGCATTGGGTTACTTGGAACAAATCAAGGATGCCGATTTGACGCCAGACGTGCGCTTCCAATTGGGAATGACGTACGCCGTTGATCCTGAAAAGGTCGACAAGGCCATCGATACGTTGGAAGAGTTGCAAGAACTCGATCCATCATACGCTGGTTTGTACGAGCCTTTGGGACAATTGTACGAAGACAAGAACGATTTGGAACAAGCGTTGATTACGTACCAAGCCGGTATTGCGGTTGATTCATTTAACACGCAATTGTACACGCGTGCTGCTGCAGTTGCGCAAGCACAAGGTGAAGACGAAGAAGCTGACCGTATCTACCGTGAGGCCTTGGAGAACAACCCAGAAGATTTGACTTTGACGATTGGTTACTCAAACTTGTTGGTTGCCATGGGAGACCACGTTGGGAACATCAACTTGTTGAACGAGTTCTTGGCTGATGATGATGCCGAAGCTGATCCACAATTGTACTGGAACTTGGCACAAAGCTACACGGCTTTGGAAGATTTCGAGATGGCAACAAAGTACTGGAATGCGGCTTTGCCATTCTTCTTGGACAACATTAACTTCTTGAAGCCTGCATACTTCTACTTCCGTGAAGAGGGTGAAACGGCCTTGGCTGAAGAAGCTTTGTTCAATTACACGCAATTAGCACCTAACGACCTTGAGACGGCTGAACTATACGACCAACTTAAGGAAGAAAAGGGACTATAA
- a CDS encoding Nif3-like dinuclear metal center hexameric protein produces MKATELIAKIEAYAPRDIAWERDPIGLQLGDPNQEIHTVMTALDVRPEVVAEAIANNVDFIFAHHPMIFRPAKNLDLSVPQNKMYADLIKHDIVVYAAHTNLDAAAGGMNDWLAEALQLTDVTPLIPNADGKTGLGRIGSLVAPQTVTDYATFVRDLFNVAHVRVIANDMNRQIQRIAVLGGDGGSEYPDALAAGADAYVTADFYYHTAHDVLTDDFVVIDPDHHMEAIAKDKLVELVNAWQTENNWDLDRVFASTENTDPYTYI; encoded by the coding sequence ATGAAAGCAACTGAGTTAATCGCCAAGATTGAAGCTTATGCACCACGTGATATAGCTTGGGAACGTGATCCAATCGGGCTCCAACTTGGTGATCCAAATCAAGAGATTCATACAGTAATGACGGCATTAGATGTGCGTCCAGAAGTTGTGGCAGAAGCGATTGCGAATAACGTTGATTTTATTTTTGCACACCACCCAATGATTTTCCGCCCAGCGAAGAATTTGGATTTGTCGGTGCCACAAAACAAGATGTATGCGGATTTGATTAAGCATGACATTGTCGTTTATGCGGCGCACACAAATTTGGATGCGGCTGCAGGTGGCATGAATGATTGGTTGGCAGAAGCACTTCAGCTAACTGATGTGACGCCATTAATTCCTAATGCTGATGGCAAGACAGGCCTCGGCCGCATCGGATCGCTTGTGGCGCCACAAACGGTGACAGATTACGCGACATTTGTGCGCGATTTGTTTAATGTAGCGCACGTGCGTGTCATTGCGAACGACATGAACCGTCAAATCCAACGCATTGCGGTGCTTGGTGGGGATGGTGGTAGTGAATACCCAGATGCCTTGGCAGCTGGTGCTGACGCTTATGTCACAGCGGATTTTTACTATCACACGGCGCATGACGTCTTGACTGATGATTTTGTGGTGATTGATCCGGATCACCACATGGAGGCCATTGCCAAGGATAAGCTAGTTGAACTGGTTAATGCTTGGCAAACCGAAAACAATTGGGACCTAGACCGTGTCTTCGCCTCAACTGAAAACACGGATCCATATACGTATATTTAA
- a CDS encoding MFS transporter — MSNKQVASTGAILAASVLLIGLIMRSPITTLPLMLTQISGELGVPKGQLGILTTIPLVMFLLISNFASKTMAFFGLKKALGLSLASIFLGTALRLVVTMPTMLIGTVLVGAGIAHLNVFMPTFVASYFSHKVGVYTSMYSLTIMIGSATFSLLTAAVVATFGWHAVMWLLVLLPAIVLGFWIYTSLRVPEKVPATRGRHHDANAPKKKIWTNIKAWPFLVVFGVQAIINYTGVAWLPTMMAQHHVSAGSISVIMSFYSFIGMPISILVPNILVNMRRKGTLATIAVAAVMSLIGAVMLFDQETSSVVYWFFLTILIGFATSFFFLYTMTMFAGKTSSPVETARLSGMAQAGGYFMSAFGPMLYGMAFTANPNGGIQNVVYLLLVIVMIVAAVMMAMTKHLFD; from the coding sequence ATGAGTAATAAACAAGTAGCGTCAACTGGCGCAATTTTAGCAGCAAGTGTCCTCTTGATTGGGTTAATCATGCGATCACCCATTACGACGCTCCCCTTGATGTTAACGCAGATTTCAGGCGAGTTGGGCGTACCTAAGGGTCAACTGGGTATTTTGACGACGATTCCATTGGTCATGTTCCTACTGATTTCTAATTTTGCCTCAAAGACGATGGCGTTCTTTGGTTTAAAGAAGGCGTTGGGCCTGTCATTGGCATCAATCTTTTTGGGAACGGCGTTGCGCTTGGTCGTGACGATGCCAACTATGTTGATTGGAACGGTTCTGGTCGGTGCAGGAATTGCGCACCTAAACGTGTTTATGCCAACATTCGTGGCGTCATATTTCTCACATAAGGTGGGGGTTTACACATCAATGTACTCACTCACGATTATGATTGGGTCAGCGACGTTTAGCTTGTTGACGGCGGCAGTGGTGGCAACATTCGGTTGGCACGCCGTGATGTGGTTGCTGGTCTTGTTGCCAGCCATTGTACTTGGTTTCTGGATCTACACGTCTTTGCGTGTGCCGGAGAAGGTACCTGCAACGCGTGGTCGTCACCATGACGCTAACGCACCCAAGAAGAAGATTTGGACAAATATTAAGGCGTGGCCATTCTTGGTTGTCTTCGGTGTACAAGCGATTATTAATTACACGGGTGTGGCCTGGCTTCCAACCATGATGGCGCAGCATCATGTTTCAGCCGGCTCAATCTCTGTGATTATGTCATTCTATTCATTTATTGGGATGCCAATTTCAATTTTGGTACCGAATATCTTGGTAAACATGCGTCGCAAGGGGACGTTGGCAACCATTGCAGTTGCTGCCGTGATGTCACTAATTGGTGCGGTGATGTTGTTTGATCAAGAAACGTCTTCAGTTGTGTACTGGTTCTTCTTGACGATTTTGATCGGTTTTGCAACGTCATTTTTCTTCTTGTACACGATGACAATGTTTGCGGGGAAGACATCTTCACCAGTCGAAACGGCCCGTTTGTCAGGTATGGCCCAAGCGGGTGGTTACTTCATGTCCGCATTTGGCCCAATGCTTTATGGTATGGCCTTTACGGCTAATCCAAACGGGGGCATCCAAAATGTGGTTTATCTGTTGTTGGTAATTGTGATGATTGTGGCTGCCGTGATGATGGCAATGACAAAACATTTGTTTGACTAA